The region CGGCAGCACCCGTCAGCGGGTGCTCAAGGCACTCCGTGACGTAGAGGAGCGTGAATTCCCTGCCCTGCTCCTACGCATTGACAGCCCCGGCGGAACGGTTGGCGACAGCCAGGAGATCCATGCAGCACTGCTGCGTCTGCGGGAAAAAGGGTGCCGCGTGGTGGCCAGTTTTGGGAATATCTCGGCCTCCGGTGGCGTCTACATCGGCGTGGCGGCCGAATCGATCGTGGCCAACCCCGGCACCATCACCGGATCGATCGGAGTCATCCTCCGCGGCAATGACCTTTCAAAGGTTTTTGAGCGGATTGGCATCCGTTTCGACACCGTCAAAAGCGGCGTCTTCAAGGACATTCTTTCTCCGGACCGCCCTCTCAGCCCTGAGGAACGCGCGCTGCTGCAGGAGCTGATCGACAGCAGCTATGGACAGTTTGTTCGCGTTGTGGCGGAAGGGCGATCGCTGACGGAGGAGACGGTCCGCGGATTTGCCGATGGCCGCGTCTTCAGCGGTGAACAGGCCAAAACATTGGGTTTGGTCGATGAACTGGGCGATGAAGATCATGCCCGGCGCCTCGCCGCACGGCTGGCCGACCTTGATGAACAGACCACACGTCCGGTCACCTTGGGAAAGCCCCGTAAAAAGTTAATGAATCTGCTGCCGGGTTCTCAGCTGATCGCTCTGTTGCAGCAGCGCCTCAGCCTCGAGCTCATGGGCAGTGGTCAGGTGCTTTGGCTTTACCGGCCATGAATGACACACCGCTTCGCCTGGTGGGTCTGCGAGGCGCCACCACATGTGCTGCCAACACCACGACGGACATCCGCCAGGCTGTTCGTGAGCTGATCGATGACCTGGTCAGCCGCAACGGGATCAGTCCCGCCCAGATTGTGTCCGTGACGTTCTCCGTCACGGCGGATCTGGATGCCTGTTTTCCCGCTGCAGAAGCACGCCAGCGCAACGGCTGGGACAGCGTTGCTCTCTTGGACTGCCAGCAGATGGCCGTTCAGGGCGACCTGTGCCATTGCATCCGAGTGCTGGCCCATGTGTGGCTGCCGCCTGAGCAGACCCCCCAGCACCCATACCTGGGTGAAGCCAGTCGACTGCGACCAGACAGATCTGGGCACAACTGACAGCTCAGCGGCCGGCCCAGGGACCGCCCCTCCCTGCATATGTCTCAGGAGAATCCCCTTAACAGAGTGAACGTCATGAAACCGTCCATTTTTCGGCAGGCCTTGTGCGCCAGCGCAGCCGCCTTTCTGACCACTGTCAGCAATTCATTGACACCTCCCACCGCCCATGCACAGGGGGGCACTCCTGGCCTGATGGAATTCCGCTGGGACAGCGATCGGGACTACAGAAAGCTCTACTACTTCCAGACGTCGTCGATCGAGAACGATCGCTCCGAGTGGTATCTGCATCTCAGGGCTAAGGACCGTAAGACGTCGATCATGAAGTTGACCGTGACGGTGCCGGACTACTTCGACTCCAAGTTGCGTCCTGAGCGGATGACGCTCTGCCGCACCTCCTCCGGCAGCATGATGAGCCGCACCCGATGCCTGGAGGAAGTCCCCGCCACGATCGAGGTCAACAAGACGCAAACCGCGATCGAGGTTTACCCAGACACTCCAGTTCCTGTTGAGGGGGATTATTCGCTGCGCATCAAGCTGTTCAACCCTCAGGGGAAGCGGATGTATCAGCTCAATGCCCTGATCCAAGCCCCCGGTGACGTGCCCATGTCCGGCTACGTCGGCAGCTGGCTCATTGATCTGGACTGACTGATAAAATCGTTAGTTCTGATCGGCCGGACGCCAACCAACTGTCATGACGAAGCGCACTCTGGGTGGAACCAGCCGCAAGCGGAAGCGGGTCTCCGGTTTCCGGGTCCGCATGCGCTCCCACACCGGCCGTCGCGTGATCCGCACCCGTCGCAAGCGGGGCCGTTCCCGTCTTGCCGTCTGATCCGGCTGATCGCTCTGCTCCTTCTACAACGCCAGGGTTGATGGCACTCCCCGCCTCCATGCGACTCCGGGGGCACCGTTGCTTCAACAGGCTGCATCGCATCGGTCGCCGTCATCACGGCGACTGGATGGTGTTGCGCGTGATGCCAGGGGAGCCACGCTTGCTGCGACCGGAATTGCGGCGACATCCAACGCGCTGCTGTCGCTGCGCCCTGGTGATCAGCAACAAAGTGAGTAAACGGGCTGTGCGCCGGAACCGCCTGCGTCGCCTGTTGCATCAACACCTGCGTCAGCAGCTCGAACATCGCGGGGATCTCGCGGGTCGATGGGTGTTGATCAGCCTTCGCCCTGAAGCGTCCGAGGCGGATCCATCACAGTTGCTCGAAGAATGCGACAGTCTTCTCAGTTGTGCAGGCCTGGGCCAATGACCAGCATCCAAGAGGACGTTTATTACGACGGTGGCCCGGCCAAGGGTGATCTGATCTTCAACCTCCTGCTGGGTGTCACTTTGATCGGATTGCCGTTCACGATCGGGGCCATTGTCCGGGCCGTCTGGCTGCGTTTCCGCATCACCAGTCGAAGGATCTCTGTTACGGGCGGTTGGATGGGCAAGGAGAAAACCCAGGTCGTTTACTCCCAAATCAAGGAGGTTCGCAGCGTGTCTAGAGGCTTTGGCGCATGGGGCGACATGGTCTTGGTGCTGAATGACGGCGCCCGTCTTGAAATGCGCTCTGTGCCGAGCTTCCGCGAGACAGAGGCCTACATCCTCGAACGCATGGCCTCCCGCTCATCCGCACCTGCAGACAAGCCGGTCGAGGGATTCGCCGCCTGAATCAGATGTTCGTGCACACTGGCACCACAACGTCACCAACCACGGGTTCTTCAACGTGATCGGGTACATCTCCGACAACCTGCTGATCCCGATCCTGGATTTCTTCTACGGATTGGTTCCCAGTTACGGCCTGGCGATCGTGGCCCTCACGATCGTCATCCGCGTCGCCCTCTATCCCCTCAGCGCCGGATCGATCCGCAGCGCTCGGCGCATGCGCATTGCGCAGCCTGTGATCCAGAAGCGTCAGGCTGAAATCAAGAGCCGCTACGCCAATAACCTGCAGAAGCAGCAGGAGGAACTCGGCAAGGTGATGAAGGAGTTCGGTAGTCCTTTGGCGGGATGTCTGCCGTTGTTAGTGCAGATGCCGATCCTTTTCGCCCTTTTCGCCACCCTGAGGGGATCACCGTTCGCCGATGTTCCTTACACGATCAACCTCAAGGTTCTGCCAGCCGATCAGATTGCTGCTGTGGAGCCCAAGCCTTTCAACAGCGCCAGCCATTCGATCTTCATTGCGGAAACCGATCACGTTCCCGTCATCGCCAGCCTCCCCCGCGGCACAAAGCTTGGTGTAGGTGACAGCGCCACGGTCAATCTCCACACCAAAGACGGGAGGGGCTTCGATGACGTGCTCACCGCTGTGGACAACCCTTCAAGATTTGCCCCCAACTGGTCGATCACCAAGGGCGATGACGTAGTGAGCGTCAGCGATGACGGCACCATCACCGCCCTGGCCGCCGGTGACGCCACTGTGGAAGCCAAAATCCCTGGACTAGCGGCCCGCAGCGGTTTCCTGTTCATCAAGGCCCTGGGTCAGGTTGGCTTCTACGCCGACGGAGACATCAACTGGGATATCGCCATCTTGGTTGGTGGTTTCGGACTCACTCTGTTCCTATCCCAGCTGTTGTCGGGGATGGGTATGCCGGCCAACCCACAGCAGGCCACTGCCAACAAGATCACCCCTGTGATGATCACGGGAATGTTCCTGTTCTTCCCGCTTCCCGCCGGCGTTCTGCTTTACATGGTGATCGCCAACATCTTCCAGGCGTTGCAGACCTTCCTGCTCACCCGTGAAGCGCTGCCGGACAACCTCCAGAAAATCCTTGACCAACAGATGACCCAGCAGACGGTGCCCGCCACAGCGACGTCGGCTGGCGCTGGCGATGCCCGCCTTCCCTTTGAACCCAAAGGCGGCAAATGATTGAAGGCCTAGAGCCTTTTCCCCTTCAGGAACTCCGGGTGCTGGGGGCTCCTCGCCACTGGTCCGTCGAAGGACATCTTGATCAACTGACGTCGTTGACCCCAGTGCGGGGCCAACTCAATGCCGAACATCGCGGCAACGTTCTGATCGTGGAAGGAGAGCTGTCCACCATCGTGAACCTCTGCTGTGACCGCTGTCTCGGCCAGTACAACCATCATCTCCGTTGCAGCAGCTCGGAATTGATCTGGCTGGGTCAATCACCACCGACGGAGGAAGAGCTTCAAAACTCCGAGGACATCGCCGCGATGGAGGGGCTGGTCGAATGCCTCGATCCCAGGGGGGATTTCAATCCCCAGCAATGGGTGTTCGAACAGCTGAACCTGCAGCTGCCTGTGGTGAATCACTGCGGCAAACACTGTCCGGGACCGACGATCCGCCCTGAAGCGTCTGTAGGAGCTTCAGCTGAACCGATCGATCCCCGCTGGGCTGCGCTGCGGGGTTTGCAACAGCCATGACAGCTTGCACCAGCTGGTGTGATCAGTTCGATCTGCTGATCCGAGCGAGAACGGCTCTGATCTGGATCCGCAGCAACGAAGAAGCGCGGGTGGAAGCGCTATTGACGCAGACAGCTACCCGTTTGCAGCATCAGTTGGGTTGCTGGGATTTCATCGACGGCCTTCAAGGCGTTCTGAACGTTGAGGGGCTGGGGAGTCGTCAGCCGATGGCTGTTCTGCAGTGGTTGCGAGACTTGGACAGCAGCAGACCGACCCTTCTGCTGGTGAAGGACTTCCATCGCTTCTGCGATGACCCCGGCATCGCCCGGATGCTGCGCAACCTCCAACAAGCACTGCGCAGCACCGCCCATACGTTGGTTCTCTGCAGCGGCAGCTGGTCGCCGCCAACGGATCTGGACGAAACCCTCACCCTTCTCGATCTGCCGTTACCGGACACCGATGAGCTCCGCGGCCTGCTGAACACCATCAGCCTCAGCAGTGGCACCCCACTGGAGCCCACAGTGCTCGAGGAGCTCACGCGAGCCTGCAGCGGCCTCAGTGAACAGCGGGTCCGCCAGGTCGCGGCCCGAGCCCTGGCCCGTCGCGGTCAGCTTGGTGCTGCAGACCTGGAGGAAGTTCTCGAGGAGAAACGTCAGAGCATTGCCCGCAGTGAGGTGCTGGAGTTCTGCGTCACAGAGTCCGGCACCGAGGCGATCGGTGGCCTGGAGGCTCTCAAGGACTGGTTGCAGCAGCGTCATCGAGCCTTTTCCGACGAGGCCCGTCGCTTCGGACTGCCCATGCCACGGGGCGTGCTGCTGGTGGGCCCCCAGGGAACCGGCAAATCCCTCACAGCGAAAGCCATCGCCCGCAGCTGGTCGATGCCCCTGCTTCGTCTGGATGTGGGGCGTCTGTTTGCCGGACTCGTCGGTGCCAGTGAGGCCCGCACCCGCGAAACGATCCAGCGGGCGGAAGCCATGGCGCCGTGTGTGCTCTGGATTGATGAGATCGACAAGGGCTTCGGTGGTGATGGCCGCAGTGACGGGGGTACGAGTCAACGGGTGCTGGCCAGCGTGCTCACCTGGATGGCCGAAAAACAGTCTCCGGTGTTCGTTGTCGCCACGGCCAACGGTGTCGACCAGCTGCCACCCGAACTGCTTCGGAAGGGGCGCTTTGACGAAATCTTCCTGTTGGACCTCCCCTCGATGGAGGAGCGACGCAGCATTCTCAGCCTGCATCTCAATCGACGCCGCCCAGGTCTGCAGCTGCCGCTGGACACGGTGATCAGCCGGTGCGAAGGGTTCTCCGGCGCCGAGCTGGAACAGACCGTGATCGAAGCGATGCATCTGGCATTCGCAGAAGGCCGTGAGCTGAATGAAACCGACCTGATCCGTGCTGCCTCACAGCTGATCCCCTTGTCCAGAACGGCACGAGAACAACTGGAAGCCCTCCAGGCTTGGGCCTCCAGCGGCCGCGCCCGGCCGGCGTCCATTGCGGGACGTAAAGAAGCCTGACCCCACGTAACGAAGCAAGCTTCAGGTGAAGACGCGGTTAAAAGCGATCCCTACGGTCCGATCAATCGATTTCAACCCGTGGAACGCCCGAACGACATCACCACCCAGCTCGCAGTGGCCTGTCTTGGCGCTGGCGTCATCACCACCGTGGCCGTGGCCCAGGGACAGAATCCGATCACAGCTCTCGGCATCACCGTGTTCTCTGCCGTAGCTGCTGTGATGCTCGGACAAGTTCTCTGATCGGCTTGCCATAGGCTGCCGGCGCCTCCTCTGCAGGATCCGTGCTCGACCAGCGCCTGGTGCGTGAGAATCCCGACGTCATTGCCACTGAATTGGGGCGTCGGGGGAAATCCGTTGATCTCACCCGGCTTCAGGTGATCGCTCAGCAGCAGCGCAAGCTTGAGGAAGAACGCAGTGGCCTCCAGGCCGAAGGCAACCGCATCGGCAAGGAGGTCGGCCAGAAGATCAAAGGGGGTGCCGACCCCAAAGGGGAAGAGGTCGCTGAACTCAGGCAGCAGGGCAACGCCATCAAACAGAAGGTGGCGGTGCTGGAAGAAGAGGAGAAGCACCTCTCCACGCAACTGAAGGAACAACTGCTCACCTACCCCAACCTGCCTTCACCGGACTGTCCGGAGGGAAAGGACGAGAGCGACAACGTCGAGCTGCGCCGCTGGGGCAGCCCAAGACAGGAGGAAGGGCTGGAGGAGCACTGGCAGATCGCCGAACGACTCCACTTATTCGACACTGAGCGATCCGTCCGCATCGCCCAGAGCCGTTTTGTCACCTTGATAGGACATGGCGCTCGGGTGGAACGGGGACTGATCAATTTCATGCTGGACCTGCACACCAGCAAGGGCTACCGAGAAGTGATGCCTCCGGTGCTGGTGAACAGCGCCAGCCTCACGGGATCGGGGCAGCTGCCCAAATTCGCCGATGACTGCTTCCGTTGCTCGGAGGACGACCTCTGGCTGACCCCAACCGCCGAGGTGCCGGTGACCTCACTGCATCGCGACGAGATCATTCCCGCCGATCAGCTGCCGCTCCGCTACGCGGCCTACACCCCATGTTTCCGCCGGGAAGCCGGCAGTTACGGACGTGACACTCGCGGGCTGATTCGTCTGCACCAGTTCAACAAGGTTGAGCTCTACTGGTTCACCCACCCGGACCATTCCGCAGAAGCCCACGCTCAGATCACCGCCGATGCGGAAGCCGTTCTTCAGGCACTGGAACTTCCCTACAGGGTTCTTGATCTCTGCACAGCAGACATCGGCTTCTCAGCGCAACGCACCTACGACCTCGAGGTCTGGTTGCCGGGTGCAGCGGCTTACCGGGAGATCTCCAGCTGCAGCGTGTGCGGAGATTTCCAGGCCCGCCGTTCTGCCATTCGTACCAAGGAAGGCAAATCCACAAAACTCGTGCACACCCTCAACGGCAGTGGACTGGCTGTGGGGCGCACGATGGCGGCTCTGCTGGAAACCGGCCAGCAATCCGATGGCAGCGTTCTGCTGCCGAAAGCTCTGGTGCCCTACGTCGGCTGTGAACGACTCCAGCCAGAATGACTCGATTGCGCGATTGAGAACGGCATGAATGTGTTCGCGGCTCTGGCCGTTCTGGCGCTGCTGATCGTTGTTCACGAGGCCGGTCATTTCCTTGCAGCCACCCTGCAGGGGATCCGGGTCAGCGGCTTTTCAATCGGCTTTGGCCCGGCACTGATCAAACGCCAGCGGCGCGGAGTCACCTACGCGATTAGGGCCCTGCCCCTGGGGGGGTTCGTCGCCTTTCCAGACGACGACGAGGACAGCACCATTCCTGCTGACGACCCGGACCTGCTGCGCAACCGCCCCATCCCGCAGCGAGCCCTCGTGATCGCTGCGGGAGTGCTGGCCAACCTGCTGCTGGCGCTCGTGGTCTTGTTTGGACAGGCTGCCCTGGTGGGGTTGCCTGCGGAACCTGATCCAGGGGTGCTAGTGGTGGCGGTTCAACCGGGAGGAGCCGCTGATCGCGCTGGGCTGACCCCAGGTGATCGTGTCCTCAGCTTGGAAGGAGACCTTCTTTCCGCAGGCCAGGAGGGCGTCAGATCCATGGTGGAGACAATCAAAAGCTCCCCCGATCAGACGCTCAAGCTTGAGCGCGAGAGGGATCAGCGATTGGAGGTGATCAGCATGACGCCGCTCAACCAACAGGGGCAGGGACGCATCGGCGCTCAGCTTCAAATGAACCTCAGCGGGGAAGCCAGGACAGCAGCCAACCCAGGAGAGCTGTTCAGCTACACCCTCGGGCAATTTCAGAACCTGCTGAAGCAGACGGTGGCAGGTTATGGAGGCCTGATCACCAACTTCCGGGCCACCGCGAGTCAGGTGAGTGGTCCGGTGAAGATCGTGGAAATGGGGGCCCAGCTCAGTGAGCAGGGAGGTTCAGGCCTTGTGCTGTTCATGGCGCTGATCTCAATCAATCTGGCGGTGCTGAACGCCCTGCCTCTGCCGCTGCTGGACGGCGGACAGATGCTGCTCCTGGTGATTGAGGCCATCCGGGGTCGCCCAGTGCCTGAGCGTCTGCAACTGGCAGTGGCTCAATCGGGTTTCCTGTTGATCGTTGGATTGACCTTGGTGCTGATCGTGCGGGACACCAGCCAGTTGTCCGTGGTTCAGCAGCTGATGGGAGGTCGCTGATTACGAAGAGTGCCGCCGTGTATGCTCCTTGGTTCGTCCTACCGCCGCTCCAGAGCTGCATGGCTAAGAAGTCGATGATCGCCCGCGACGTCAAGCGCAAGAAAATGGCCGAGCGATATGCGGCCAAGCGTGCGGCGCTGATGGCGGCGTTCAATGCAGCGGACGATCCCATGGATCGTCTGGAGATTCATCGCAAGATTCAGGCGCTGCCCAGGAACAGTGCCCCCAGCCGCATCCGCAATCGTTGCTGGGCCACCGGTAAACCCCGTGGCTACTATCGCGACTTCGGCCTCTGCCGTAACCAACTGCGCGAGCGAGCACACAAAGGCGAACTCCCCGGCGTTGTGAAGTCCAGCTGGTGAGATTCGCTGTTGACCCAACAGCATGAATGGTTCTGCAAAGGGAGCTTCGGCTCCCTTTTTTGGTGAGCGGATGCGGTGAAATGTCAAACTATCGGTTGACAAGTGGACATAAACCGTCGTGCAAGGACAAACCCAGTCGATCTCCTTTGATGGACGCGAGATTCGACTGACCACCGGACGTTTTGCCCCCCAGGCGGGCGGATCCGTTCTTGTTGAATGCGGCGACACTGCCGTCCTGGTGACCGCCACCCGTTCCGGCGGACGAGAGGGCATCGATTTTCTGCCTCTCATCTGCGATTACGAGGAGCGGCTCTACGCCGCTGGTCGGATCCCCGGCAGCTACCAGCGACGTGAAGGTCGCCCCCCCGAGCGGGCCACCCTCACTGCCCGTCTGATTGACCGGCCGATGCGGCCCCTGTTCCCAGGCTGGCTGCGGGATGACCTTCAGGTGGTCGCCACCTGTCTATCCCTGGACGAACGTGTCCCGTCGGATGTGCTGGCCGTAACCGGTGCCTCCATTGCCACGCTGCTGGCGGGCATTCCCTTCAACGGTCCGATGGCAGCCGTGAGGGTGGGCCTACTCGGCGATGACTTCGTGCTCAACCCGAGTTACCGCGAAATTGAACGCGGGGACCTCGATCTGATCGTCGCTGGCACCCCGGATGGTGTGGTGATGGTGGAGGCCGGTGGCAACCAGCTACCCGAACAGGATGTGATCGAAGCGATCGACTTCGGTTACGAAGCAATCTGCGAATTGATCAAAGCCCAGGAGCAACTGCTGAAGGATCTGGGCATCGAACAGGTGAAGCCGGAGACCCCCAAGCAGGACACCACAGTGCCGGCTTACCTGGAGAAGCAGTGCACCAAAGCGATCAGCGAGGTGCTGAAGAAATTCGACCACACCAAGGATGAGCGCGACAAGGCCCTGGATGCCATCAAGGCGGAAGCCGCTGAAGCCATCGCCGGCCTGAAGGAGGACGATGCCATCCGTGTGGCCACCGCCTCCAATTCGAAGCTGCTCGGTAACAGCTTCAAAGCGCTGACCAAAACCCTGATGCGCCAGCAGATCCTCAAAGACGGCAAGCGAGTCGATGGTCGCGCCCTGGATGAGGTGCGCGCCATCAGTGCCTTGGCTGGGGTCCTCCCTCGACGGGTCCATGGTTCCGGCCTGTTCCAACGTGGTCTCACCCAGGTGCTCTCCACCGCCACCCTGGGCACACCCAGCGATGCCCAGGAGATGGATGACCTCCATCCCAGCACCGAGAAGCTGTACCTGCACCACTACAACTTCCCGCCTTATTCCGTCGGCGAAACCCGACCGATGCGCTCCCCCGGACGCCGCGAAATTGGCCATGGCGCCCTGGCCGAACGGGCCATCCTGCCGGTGCTACCCGCCAAGGACACCTTCCCTTACGTGGTGCGGGTGGTGAGTGAAGTACTCAGTTCCAACGGCTCCACCTCGATGGGCTCCGTCTGCGGCAGCACCCTGTCGCTGATGGATGCTGGCGTCCCCCTCAAGGCACCGGTGAGCGGTGCGGCCATGGGCTTGATCAAGGAGGACGATGACATCCGCATCCTCACGGACATCCAGGGAATCGAGGATTTCCTCGGCGACATGGATTTCAAAGTCGCTGGCAGCGAGAAGGGCATCACGGCCCTGCAGATGGACATGAAGATCACCGGTCTGCCGGTGAAAACGATCGCCGAGGCGATCAACCAGGCCCGTCCA is a window of Synechococcus sp. A15-24 DNA encoding:
- the sppA gene encoding signal peptide peptidase SppA, with translation MIWPWRRKSRRRMARIVVDGPITGSTRQRVLKALRDVEEREFPALLLRIDSPGGTVGDSQEIHAALLRLREKGCRVVASFGNISASGGVYIGVAAESIVANPGTITGSIGVILRGNDLSKVFERIGIRFDTVKSGVFKDILSPDRPLSPEERALLQELIDSSYGQFVRVVAEGRSLTEETVRGFADGRVFSGEQAKTLGLVDELGDEDHARRLAARLADLDEQTTRPVTLGKPRKKLMNLLPGSQLIALLQQRLSLELMGSGQVLWLYRP
- the aroH gene encoding chorismate mutase, whose translation is MNDTPLRLVGLRGATTCAANTTTDIRQAVRELIDDLVSRNGISPAQIVSVTFSVTADLDACFPAAEARQRNGWDSVALLDCQQMAVQGDLCHCIRVLAHVWLPPEQTPQHPYLGEASRLRPDRSGHN
- a CDS encoding DUF2808 domain-containing protein codes for the protein MKPSIFRQALCASAAAFLTTVSNSLTPPTAHAQGGTPGLMEFRWDSDRDYRKLYYFQTSSIENDRSEWYLHLRAKDRKTSIMKLTVTVPDYFDSKLRPERMTLCRTSSGSMMSRTRCLEEVPATIEVNKTQTAIEVYPDTPVPVEGDYSLRIKLFNPQGKRMYQLNALIQAPGDVPMSGYVGSWLIDLD
- the rpmH gene encoding 50S ribosomal protein L34 — encoded protein: MTKRTLGGTSRKRKRVSGFRVRMRSHTGRRVIRTRRKRGRSRLAV
- a CDS encoding ribonuclease P protein component, whose product is MALPASMRLRGHRCFNRLHRIGRRHHGDWMVLRVMPGEPRLLRPELRRHPTRCCRCALVISNKVSKRAVRRNRLRRLLHQHLRQQLEHRGDLAGRWVLISLRPEASEADPSQLLEECDSLLSCAGLGQ
- a CDS encoding PH domain-containing protein, encoding MTSIQEDVYYDGGPAKGDLIFNLLLGVTLIGLPFTIGAIVRAVWLRFRITSRRISVTGGWMGKEKTQVVYSQIKEVRSVSRGFGAWGDMVLVLNDGARLEMRSVPSFRETEAYILERMASRSSAPADKPVEGFAA
- the yidC gene encoding membrane protein insertase YidC, translated to MIGYISDNLLIPILDFFYGLVPSYGLAIVALTIVIRVALYPLSAGSIRSARRMRIAQPVIQKRQAEIKSRYANNLQKQQEELGKVMKEFGSPLAGCLPLLVQMPILFALFATLRGSPFADVPYTINLKVLPADQIAAVEPKPFNSASHSIFIAETDHVPVIASLPRGTKLGVGDSATVNLHTKDGRGFDDVLTAVDNPSRFAPNWSITKGDDVVSVSDDGTITALAAGDATVEAKIPGLAARSGFLFIKALGQVGFYADGDINWDIAILVGGFGLTLFLSQLLSGMGMPANPQQATANKITPVMITGMFLFFPLPAGVLLYMVIANIFQALQTFLLTREALPDNLQKILDQQMTQQTVPATATSAGAGDARLPFEPKGGK
- a CDS encoding YceD family protein, with the protein product MIEGLEPFPLQELRVLGAPRHWSVEGHLDQLTSLTPVRGQLNAEHRGNVLIVEGELSTIVNLCCDRCLGQYNHHLRCSSSELIWLGQSPPTEEELQNSEDIAAMEGLVECLDPRGDFNPQQWVFEQLNLQLPVVNHCGKHCPGPTIRPEASVGASAEPIDPRWAALRGLQQP
- a CDS encoding AAA family ATPase, which gives rise to MTACTSWCDQFDLLIRARTALIWIRSNEEARVEALLTQTATRLQHQLGCWDFIDGLQGVLNVEGLGSRQPMAVLQWLRDLDSSRPTLLLVKDFHRFCDDPGIARMLRNLQQALRSTAHTLVLCSGSWSPPTDLDETLTLLDLPLPDTDELRGLLNTISLSSGTPLEPTVLEELTRACSGLSEQRVRQVAARALARRGQLGAADLEEVLEEKRQSIARSEVLEFCVTESGTEAIGGLEALKDWLQQRHRAFSDEARRFGLPMPRGVLLVGPQGTGKSLTAKAIARSWSMPLLRLDVGRLFAGLVGASEARTRETIQRAEAMAPCVLWIDEIDKGFGGDGRSDGGTSQRVLASVLTWMAEKQSPVFVVATANGVDQLPPELLRKGRFDEIFLLDLPSMEERRSILSLHLNRRRPGLQLPLDTVISRCEGFSGAELEQTVIEAMHLAFAEGRELNETDLIRAASQLIPLSRTAREQLEALQAWASSGRARPASIAGRKEA
- the serS gene encoding serine--tRNA ligase; protein product: MLDQRLVRENPDVIATELGRRGKSVDLTRLQVIAQQQRKLEEERSGLQAEGNRIGKEVGQKIKGGADPKGEEVAELRQQGNAIKQKVAVLEEEEKHLSTQLKEQLLTYPNLPSPDCPEGKDESDNVELRRWGSPRQEEGLEEHWQIAERLHLFDTERSVRIAQSRFVTLIGHGARVERGLINFMLDLHTSKGYREVMPPVLVNSASLTGSGQLPKFADDCFRCSEDDLWLTPTAEVPVTSLHRDEIIPADQLPLRYAAYTPCFRREAGSYGRDTRGLIRLHQFNKVELYWFTHPDHSAEAHAQITADAEAVLQALELPYRVLDLCTADIGFSAQRTYDLEVWLPGAAAYREISSCSVCGDFQARRSAIRTKEGKSTKLVHTLNGSGLAVGRTMAALLETGQQSDGSVLLPKALVPYVGCERLQPE
- the rseP gene encoding RIP metalloprotease RseP, with translation MNVFAALAVLALLIVVHEAGHFLAATLQGIRVSGFSIGFGPALIKRQRRGVTYAIRALPLGGFVAFPDDDEDSTIPADDPDLLRNRPIPQRALVIAAGVLANLLLALVVLFGQAALVGLPAEPDPGVLVVAVQPGGAADRAGLTPGDRVLSLEGDLLSAGQEGVRSMVETIKSSPDQTLKLERERDQRLEVISMTPLNQQGQGRIGAQLQMNLSGEARTAANPGELFSYTLGQFQNLLKQTVAGYGGLITNFRATASQVSGPVKIVEMGAQLSEQGGSGLVLFMALISINLAVLNALPLPLLDGGQMLLLVIEAIRGRPVPERLQLAVAQSGFLLIVGLTLVLIVRDTSQLSVVQQLMGGR
- the rpsN gene encoding 30S ribosomal protein S14, producing MAKKSMIARDVKRKKMAERYAAKRAALMAAFNAADDPMDRLEIHRKIQALPRNSAPSRIRNRCWATGKPRGYYRDFGLCRNQLRERAHKGELPGVVKSSW
- a CDS encoding polyribonucleotide nucleotidyltransferase, whose amino-acid sequence is MQGQTQSISFDGREIRLTTGRFAPQAGGSVLVECGDTAVLVTATRSGGREGIDFLPLICDYEERLYAAGRIPGSYQRREGRPPERATLTARLIDRPMRPLFPGWLRDDLQVVATCLSLDERVPSDVLAVTGASIATLLAGIPFNGPMAAVRVGLLGDDFVLNPSYREIERGDLDLIVAGTPDGVVMVEAGGNQLPEQDVIEAIDFGYEAICELIKAQEQLLKDLGIEQVKPETPKQDTTVPAYLEKQCTKAISEVLKKFDHTKDERDKALDAIKAEAAEAIAGLKEDDAIRVATASNSKLLGNSFKALTKTLMRQQILKDGKRVDGRALDEVRAISALAGVLPRRVHGSGLFQRGLTQVLSTATLGTPSDAQEMDDLHPSTEKLYLHHYNFPPYSVGETRPMRSPGRREIGHGALAERAILPVLPAKDTFPYVVRVVSEVLSSNGSTSMGSVCGSTLSLMDAGVPLKAPVSGAAMGLIKEDDDIRILTDIQGIEDFLGDMDFKVAGSEKGITALQMDMKITGLPVKTIAEAINQARPARLHILEKMLEAIDTPREGLSPHAPRLLSFRIDPELIGTVIGPGGRTIKGITERTNTKIDIEDSGIVTIASHDGAAADEAQKIIEGLTRKVNEGEVFSGSITRIIPIGAFVEILPGKEGMIHISQLSEARVEKVEDVVKVGDEVTVRVREIDNRGRINLTLRGVPQSGDGAGEEPQPTPVAPLS